The proteins below are encoded in one region of Streptomyces ficellus:
- a CDS encoding MerR family transcriptional regulator encodes MPLPAIPRRVKIGDAAALAGTTPRAIRHYHAIGLLAEPERGSDDRRRYGYDDMIRLLWIRRMADAGISLDDIRAAFRSTTGIEQSLARLEESLTSKAAAIEAQRAAVHRLREAGSPLGLLSPLVTGRLRDLPPGALRSADLDTLLVTERILGPLGAAAQADRFIVLATHPDLRAEEDRLAEAEAALDDTVSPDDPRIEDLASQRCDHETALAAAIEGSGLEEALDALLDREDEHNGEEEDGARMSVMEAVGKMPYDFSPARVRYEERVVELLHSADQDGDGDPGAR; translated from the coding sequence ATGCCCCTTCCCGCGATTCCCCGCCGGGTCAAGATCGGCGATGCCGCCGCGCTCGCCGGGACCACACCCCGCGCCATCCGCCACTACCACGCCATCGGGCTCCTCGCCGAACCGGAACGCGGCAGCGACGACCGCCGCCGCTACGGGTACGACGACATGATCCGCCTGCTGTGGATCCGCAGGATGGCCGATGCGGGCATCTCCCTGGACGACATCCGCGCCGCCTTCAGGAGCACCACCGGCATCGAGCAGTCCCTGGCCCGCCTGGAGGAGTCCCTCACCTCCAAGGCTGCCGCCATCGAGGCCCAGCGGGCCGCCGTGCACCGTCTCCGCGAGGCGGGCAGCCCCCTGGGCCTGCTCTCCCCGCTGGTCACCGGCCGTCTGCGCGATCTGCCGCCCGGAGCCCTGCGCTCCGCCGATCTCGACACCCTCCTGGTCACGGAGCGCATACTCGGCCCCCTGGGCGCCGCAGCCCAGGCCGACCGGTTCATCGTCCTGGCCACTCACCCCGATTTGCGGGCCGAGGAGGACCGGCTCGCCGAGGCCGAGGCGGCCCTGGACGACACCGTGTCCCCCGACGACCCCCGCATCGAGGACCTGGCGTCCCAGCGATGTGATCACGAAACCGCCCTGGCAGCCGCCATCGAGGGATCCGGTCTGGAAGAGGCGCTCGACGCCCTCCTGGACCGGGAGGACGAGCACAATGGCGAGGAGGAGGACGGGGCGAGGATGAGCGTGATGGAGGCCGTCGGCAAGATGCCGTACGACTTCTCCCCGGCTCGCGTCCGGTATGAGGAACGTGTCGTCGAACTGCTTCACTCGGCCGACCAGGACGGCGACGGCGACCCAGGGGCCCGTTGA
- the sigK gene encoding ECF RNA polymerase sigma factor SigK produces MNQPLPFGVGDSGRSAPIDLTEIMDKVAHGDKQAFSALYDALAPLVFGIVVKVVRDRAQSEEVAQEVMIDLWRQAARYRPEAGAVTAWAATIAHRRAVDRVRSAQAAADREQAQAAREHTTAFDEVSEQVETRLESEQVRRCLSGLTELQRQAVTLAYYRGLTYREVAEALRAPLPTIKTRMRDGLIRLRDCMGVTT; encoded by the coding sequence CGTCGGCGACAGCGGCCGCTCCGCCCCCATCGATCTCACTGAGATCATGGACAAGGTGGCGCACGGCGACAAGCAGGCTTTCTCCGCCCTGTACGACGCCCTCGCGCCGCTGGTGTTCGGCATCGTGGTCAAAGTCGTGCGCGACCGGGCGCAGTCCGAGGAGGTCGCCCAGGAGGTCATGATCGACTTGTGGCGGCAGGCGGCGCGCTACCGGCCCGAGGCCGGCGCGGTGACGGCGTGGGCGGCGACGATCGCCCACCGGCGTGCCGTGGACCGGGTCCGCTCCGCCCAGGCCGCTGCCGACCGGGAACAGGCCCAGGCCGCCCGCGAGCACACCACCGCCTTCGACGAGGTCAGCGAACAGGTCGAGACCCGCCTGGAGTCCGAGCAAGTGCGCCGCTGCCTCAGCGGACTGACCGAACTGCAGCGGCAGGCGGTGACCCTGGCCTACTACCGAGGGCTGACCTACCGTGAAGTCGCCGAAGCCCTGCGCGCACCGCTTCCCACGATCAAGACACGCATGCGCGACGGGCTCATCCGGCTCCGCGACTGCATGGGGGTGACCACGTGA
- a CDS encoding anti-sigma factor has translation MKHHGTDAHTLVAAYALGALDDDEREDFDAHLLACEACRQEAAEFRATTARLAAAAAQPPPTAAKAEVMAAIDGVRQLPPRIPAPSAAPVLGGILRRRAVPLALAAGVAAAVLGGVAVWQAQNGQDLEQQARQAQRQLDAVSAVLAAPDAGTVHGRAANGALTTVVASDRQNAAVFTAANLPAPGTGKTYQLWLDHDGTMRPAGLIHGDGTVVLTGNPADAGAVGLTVEPAGGSPRPTTDPLLLMTLPA, from the coding sequence GTGAAACACCACGGGACCGACGCCCATACCCTGGTCGCCGCCTACGCACTGGGCGCACTCGACGATGACGAACGCGAGGACTTCGACGCCCATCTCCTGGCGTGCGAGGCATGCCGGCAGGAAGCCGCCGAGTTCCGGGCGACCACGGCACGCCTGGCAGCAGCGGCCGCCCAGCCGCCGCCCACCGCAGCCAAGGCAGAGGTCATGGCCGCCATCGACGGCGTACGCCAGCTGCCCCCGCGTATCCCCGCCCCCAGCGCGGCGCCCGTACTCGGCGGCATCCTGCGCCGACGGGCCGTGCCCCTGGCTTTGGCCGCCGGTGTGGCCGCGGCCGTACTGGGCGGAGTCGCGGTGTGGCAGGCGCAGAACGGACAGGACCTCGAACAGCAGGCCCGTCAGGCGCAGCGGCAGCTCGACGCGGTCAGCGCCGTACTGGCAGCTCCGGACGCCGGCACCGTCCACGGGCGGGCTGCCAACGGAGCCCTGACCACCGTCGTCGCCTCCGACCGGCAGAATGCGGCCGTCTTCACCGCCGCCAACCTGCCCGCTCCGGGAACAGGCAAGACCTACCAGCTGTGGCTCGACCACGACGGCACCATGCGCCCTGCCGGGCTCATCCACGGCGACGGCACCGTGGTCCTGACCGGCAATCCCGCCGACGCGGGCGCCGTCGGCCTCACCGTCGAACCCGCCGGAGGCTCCCCCAGGCCCACCACTGACCCTCTGCTCCTGATGACCCTTCCCGCCTGA